Proteins encoded within one genomic window of Gallus gallus isolate bGalGal1 chromosome 1, bGalGal1.mat.broiler.GRCg7b, whole genome shotgun sequence:
- the MRPL39 gene encoding 39S ribosomal protein L39, mitochondrial has protein sequence MAACWAARCLRGRREWRRFNSTLSASRLTSDEVIRMRNELFTKEKERQLSLYPRIEKIEVKYMGKSHPGSVFVMNKALSTPYNCAMHLSEWHCKKSVLALVDGEVWDMYRPLTKSCEIQFLTFKDEDPEEVNKAYWRSCAMIMANVLKRAFKDEYSVTLVKSPEVPVISGAFCYDVILDNRLNDWKPAKDNFRSLTRDANKLIDKDLPFETLHVEAKVAREMFQHNKYKMELIEQKASQNMEGIVVLHRFGDFVDVSEGPHIPRTSFCFQYEITAAHILQTSQSELIRRFQGVSLPIHLRAHHTVWHKLLERSKKLVTQEKSMEAAAESQEAKDETEEGKTLSM, from the exons ATGGCGGCGTGCTGGGCCGCCCGCTGCCTGCGGGGCAGGCGGGAATGGCGCA GGTTCAACTCTACACTCTCTGCTTCTCGACTGACATCAGATGAAGTTATTCGGATGCGTAATGAACTCTTTACCAAAGAGAAGGAGAGGCAGTTATCTCTTTATCCACGAATTGAGAAAATTGAAGTGAAATACATGGGAAAATCTCACCCTGGCAGTGTGTTTGTAATGAACAAAGCTTTGTCTACGCCATACAATTGTGCCATGC ATTTAAGCGAATGGCATTGCAAGAAATCTGTTCTAGCTCTTGTGGATGGTGAAGTCTGGGATATGTATAGACCCTTGACCAAGTCTTGTGAAATTCAGTTCCTCACCTTCAAAGATGAAGATCCAGAGGAAGTAAACAAG GCCTATTGGCGTTCCTGTGCCATGATCATGGCAAATGTGCTAAAGCGGGCATTCAAAGATGAGTACTCTGTGACTCTGGTTAAATCTCCAGAAGTGCCAG TGATCTCTGGAGCTTTCTGTTATGATGTAATTTTGGACAATAGACTGAATGACTGGAAACCAGCAAAA GACAACTTCCGTTCTCTTACAAGGGATGCCAATAAGCTAATTGATAAAGACCTGCCATTTGAAACACTGCATGTTGAAGCAAAAGTGGCGCGTGAAATGTTTCAGCATAACAA gTATAAAATGGAGCTAATAGAGCAGAAAGCTTCTCAGAACATGGAAGGAATTGTAGTATTACATAG GTTTGGTGACTTTGTCGATGTTAGTGAAGGACCTCACATTCCAAGGACAAGTTTCTGTTTCCAGTATGAGATAACAGCAGCCCACATTCTTCAGACAAGTCAATCTGAATTGATAAGGAGGTTCCAGGGCGTGTCCCTGCCAATCCATTTGAGG GCTCATCACACTGTGTGGCACAAACTGCTGGAAAGATCAAAGAAACTG GTCACTCAGGAAAAAAGtatggaagcagcagcagaaagtcaAGAGGCAaaagatgaaactgaagaaggaaaaactcTATCAATGTAA